A window from Acipenser ruthenus chromosome 36, fAciRut3.2 maternal haplotype, whole genome shotgun sequence encodes these proteins:
- the LOC131706672 gene encoding ral guanine nucleotide dissociation stimulator-like 1 yields the protein MIWLLMGSEGSGSKSSPDLVSLTSSGSNGSETEDLTVPSSPRRAKHMVRPWVLSGCSRDLRDDVFSSSEPSSPLPFLHPLQHRRSASMTSLPVYNQQIDDSCIVRVSVESSNGNLYKSILLTSQDKTMSVIQRALQKHNVESVRSEDFQLSQVLPGGKELIIPDKANVFYAMCTSADYNFILKRRRGHKTPPTPTAGWKK from the exons ATGATCTG GCTGCTGATGGGCTCAGAGGGGTCCGGCTCTAAATCCAGTCCGGACCTGGTCAGTCTCACCTCCTCGGGATCCAACGGGTCCGAAACGGAAGATCTCACCGTACCCAGCTCCCCTCGCCGAGCAAAGCACATGGTACGACCCTGGGTCCTGTCTGGCTGCTCTCGGGATCTGCGTGACGATGTCTTCAGCTCCTCCGAGCCCTCCAGCCCCCTCCCCTTCCTCCATCCACTCCAGCACCGCCGCTCCGCCTCCATGACCTCACTTCCTGTCTACAACCAGCAGATCGACGACTCGTGCATCGTGCGGGTCAGCGTGGAGTCCAGCAACGGAAACCTTTACAAGAGCATCCTG ctgaccaGTCAGGATAAAACGATGTCAGTGATCCAGCGAGCTCTACAGAAACACAACGTGGAAAGTGTGCGTTCCGAGGACTTCCAGCTGAGCCAGGTCCTGCCAGGGGGCAAAG AGCTGATCATCCCAGACAAGGCCAATGTGTTCTACGCCATGTGCACCTCGGCCGATTACAACTTCATCCTGAAGAGGAGGCGGGGCCACAAGACTCCACCCACCCCCACTGCGGGGTGGAAGAAGTAG